One genomic region from Nocardia vinacea encodes:
- a CDS encoding DUF397 domain-containing protein encodes MNIDLSGAKWFKSSRSSSGRDCVEVAHLQRGMVGMRDSKNPTGPSLVFTPSEWDAFTAGLQNGEFNWPA; translated from the coding sequence GTGAACATCGACCTGTCCGGTGCCAAGTGGTTCAAGAGCAGCCGCAGCAGCAGCGGTAGGGACTGTGTCGAAGTCGCGCACCTCCAAAGGGGCATGGTCGGAATGCGGGACTCGAAGAACCCGACGGGCCCGTCGCTCGTCTTCACTCCTTCGGAGTGGGATGCCTTTACCGCTGGCCTCCAGAACGGCGAGTTCAACTGGCCCGCATAG
- a CDS encoding helix-turn-helix transcriptional regulator, with protein MTTESNNTTLPRRVLGRRLRELREKRSLSRTRAAQACEMGSQTLWRLESGRSSEVKKMVINALCDFYRASDDERHELLWLAQESRKDGWWQSYVGAMIPDIQMFLGLEQSASRIISWQSTLLPGLLQTPGYRRAIWAAQGQPVDIEGDVDLITKRQGRLDNSEGFTFEALLSESVLRHRIGSADVMADQLNHLIEVGKLPNVSIRAVRFNAPNHLGLTTKDFVYMEFPNHLNPALSEPPVVYVEGFTGVLYLDKASEIEQYQAACEDIQRVALDPDDTRRLIQAIAKEHTA; from the coding sequence TTGACGACCGAATCGAACAACACAACTCTGCCGCGTCGTGTGCTCGGACGACGCCTCCGGGAGCTGCGGGAGAAGCGAAGCCTGAGCCGTACACGCGCTGCTCAGGCGTGCGAGATGGGCTCACAAACACTGTGGCGCTTGGAATCTGGGCGTAGCAGCGAAGTCAAGAAGATGGTGATCAATGCTCTGTGCGACTTTTATCGAGCGAGTGACGACGAGCGTCACGAACTTCTGTGGCTCGCCCAGGAGTCCCGGAAAGATGGTTGGTGGCAGTCTTATGTCGGGGCGATGATCCCGGATATCCAGATGTTCCTCGGGCTCGAGCAGTCAGCCAGTCGTATTATTTCGTGGCAATCGACACTACTGCCCGGCTTGCTGCAGACACCCGGCTATCGGAGGGCCATCTGGGCAGCGCAGGGTCAACCTGTGGATATCGAAGGTGACGTTGATCTGATCACGAAGCGGCAGGGCCGACTTGACAATTCGGAGGGGTTCACGTTTGAAGCGCTGCTGAGCGAATCCGTGTTGCGCCATCGCATTGGCAGTGCCGACGTCATGGCCGATCAGTTGAATCATCTCATCGAGGTCGGCAAACTGCCGAACGTGTCGATTCGGGCCGTCCGGTTCAATGCTCCAAACCACTTGGGACTGACAACGAAGGACTTCGTATACATGGAGTTTCCTAATCATCTGAACCCAGCGCTGAGCGAGCCGCCTGTTGTCTACGTGGAGGGCTTCACGGGTGTCCTGTACTTGGACAAGGCCAGCGAGATCGAGCAGTATCAGGCAGCGTGTGAGGACATACAGCGAGTAGCGTTGGATCCAGACGACACTCGACGCCTCATCCAGGCAATAGCGAAGGAGCACACGGCGTGA
- a CDS encoding DUF397 domain-containing protein: MNIDLSEAKWFKSSRSTSGSDCVEVAHLEDSMVGVRDSKNPTGPALVFTPSEWDAFTAALQNGEFNRPY, encoded by the coding sequence ATGAACATCGACTTGTCCGAGGCGAAGTGGTTCAAGAGCAGCCGCAGCACGAGCGGTTCGGATTGCGTCGAGGTTGCGCACCTCGAGGACAGCATGGTGGGAGTGCGTGACTCGAAGAACCCGACCGGCCCAGCGCTCGTCTTCACTCCTTCGGAATGGGATGCCTTTACCGCTGCCCTCCAGAACGGCGAGTTCAACCGGCCCTACTAG
- a CDS encoding helix-turn-helix domain-containing protein, with amino-acid sequence MAHQTETHRWDTELVPTESGRTQRPDTTCPVEVALSAVSGRWTTLVLRELMHGPSSFSELAERLPEISPKVLTDRLHSLRDSGLIRQDRLAGFPIRTRYELTPAGETLRPLLIELYRTGQRLQRLH; translated from the coding sequence GTGGCTCACCAAACGGAAACCCACAGGTGGGATACCGAATTGGTGCCGACCGAATCTGGTCGGACCCAGCGCCCGGACACCACCTGCCCGGTCGAGGTGGCGCTGTCGGCCGTCTCCGGCCGCTGGACAACCCTGGTGCTGCGGGAACTCATGCACGGCCCGAGCTCGTTTAGTGAGCTGGCCGAGCGGCTACCGGAGATCAGCCCGAAAGTACTCACCGACCGCCTCCACAGCCTGCGCGACAGCGGGCTGATCAGGCAGGACCGGCTGGCCGGATTCCCGATACGCACCCGGTACGAACTCACACCCGCCGGGGAAACCTTGCGGCCCTTGCTGATCGAACTCTATCGGACCGGGCAACGACTACAACGTCTCCATTAA
- a CDS encoding alpha/beta hydrolase family protein translates to MDLRVSVLRERRGYRRMASVAAAVAVAIVPLFVVAPEANADATVERIDRTSPQQWQMYVHSPAMKRTIHLDVLVPANQSASRPTLLLLDGNGASESQPASTWTLRGGAKEFFADKPVNVVMPVGGGGTYYTDWLQDDPKIGHQKWETFLTSELPPLIDRELKGNGVYAVGGLSMGAGAAAILAVRHPDMFRALAAFSGCYSTDGVGQLSVRPVVESKGGDPDNMWGKAGNPEWAAHDPSKHLDALRGKPVHLYVGTGVPGPDDAPFDDRWSWPNDPLRANEIEQVSHDCTLALSPAMKLFGADLSIDYAAVGVHSWPYWKTALPKSWPALKAGLGV, encoded by the coding sequence ATGGATTTGCGCGTGTCGGTATTGCGAGAACGCCGGGGCTACCGGCGGATGGCGTCTGTCGCCGCGGCCGTAGCGGTCGCGATCGTGCCGCTGTTCGTTGTCGCGCCGGAGGCGAACGCGGATGCCACCGTCGAGCGAATCGATCGCACCTCGCCGCAGCAATGGCAGATGTACGTCCACTCCCCCGCCATGAAGCGGACCATTCACCTCGATGTGCTGGTGCCCGCGAACCAGTCGGCATCCCGGCCGACTTTGCTGCTGCTGGACGGAAACGGTGCGTCGGAATCTCAGCCGGCGAGCACCTGGACGCTGCGCGGCGGCGCCAAGGAGTTCTTCGCCGACAAACCGGTCAATGTGGTGATGCCGGTAGGCGGCGGCGGAACCTACTACACCGACTGGTTGCAGGACGATCCCAAAATCGGACACCAGAAGTGGGAAACCTTCCTTACCTCGGAACTGCCGCCGCTGATCGACCGTGAACTGAAAGGCAACGGGGTCTACGCCGTCGGCGGACTTTCGATGGGAGCGGGAGCGGCGGCCATCCTCGCTGTGCGGCACCCCGACATGTTCCGAGCCCTGGCAGCCTTCAGCGGTTGCTACTCCACCGACGGTGTCGGACAGCTCTCGGTGCGCCCCGTTGTCGAATCAAAGGGTGGGGACCCCGACAATATGTGGGGCAAAGCGGGCAACCCGGAGTGGGCAGCGCACGATCCGAGCAAACACCTCGACGCGCTGCGCGGCAAACCGGTCCACCTGTACGTGGGTACCGGCGTGCCCGGCCCCGACGACGCCCCGTTCGACGATCGCTGGTCGTGGCCCAACGACCCGCTCCGGGCGAACGAGATCGAACAGGTATCGCACGACTGCACCCTCGCCCTCTCGCCCGCCATGAAACTCTTCGGCGCCGACCTTTCCATCGACTACGCCGCCGTCGGCGTCCACTCGTGGCCGTACTGGAAGACCGCACTGCCCAAATCCTGGCCGGCCCTGAAAGCAGGCCTCGGCGTATAA
- a CDS encoding DUF3558 domain-containing protein, giving the protein MLLAAAVLPGLVACGSSTSGSPTASSETSAAQVKLFDPCTQIPDSALTAAGVDPATKESGIAGVHQSGWEICNWKGTKYYVTVFSTGRTVAEFEHKEGNVDFQDVTVAGRKGRQFKVAGASKDLGCDVLFPAAQGVLQLRVLNKASLDNPEDPCVELYRVGDSIVPVLPQ; this is encoded by the coding sequence ATGCTGCTCGCGGCGGCTGTCCTGCCAGGGTTGGTCGCGTGTGGGAGTTCGACGAGCGGAAGTCCGACTGCGAGCAGTGAGACGAGTGCGGCGCAGGTCAAGCTGTTCGATCCGTGCACGCAGATCCCCGATAGCGCGCTCACGGCTGCAGGCGTAGACCCGGCGACCAAGGAAAGCGGGATCGCGGGAGTTCACCAGTCGGGTTGGGAAATCTGCAACTGGAAAGGGACGAAGTACTACGTCACCGTCTTCTCGACCGGGCGCACCGTCGCGGAGTTCGAACACAAGGAAGGCAACGTCGACTTCCAGGATGTCACTGTCGCTGGTCGCAAGGGCAGGCAGTTCAAAGTCGCCGGCGCTTCCAAGGACCTGGGCTGCGATGTCCTCTTTCCAGCGGCTCAGGGGGTCCTCCAGCTTCGGGTCCTGAACAAAGCATCCTTGGACAACCCTGAGGACCCGTGCGTGGAGCTCTACCGGGTCGGTGACTCGATCGTTCCGGTCCTACCGCAGTAA
- a CDS encoding YybH family protein, whose translation MVFAAAFNSGSAAAVAEVYEARAVFVPQPGAPTTGAELASATADFLALGLPITLTPRHTYVADDIALLIVDWVIDGTGPDGEPVHIEGTATDVARRGADGLWRYIIDNPFGVVA comes from the coding sequence ATGGTTTTCGCAGCGGCATTCAACTCCGGGTCGGCGGCGGCGGTCGCCGAGGTCTATGAGGCGCGGGCCGTGTTCGTGCCGCAACCCGGCGCACCCACGACCGGAGCCGAACTGGCATCCGCAACAGCGGATTTTCTGGCGCTTGGCCTGCCTATCACCCTCACACCGCGCCATACCTACGTCGCCGACGACATCGCGCTGCTGATTGTCGACTGGGTCATCGACGGCACCGGGCCCGACGGCGAGCCCGTTCACATCGAAGGCACCGCCACCGACGTCGCGCGGCGGGGTGCCGATGGCCTCTGGCGCTACATCATCGACAACCCGTTCGGCGTGGTGGCTTAG
- the pheT gene encoding phenylalanine--tRNA ligase subunit beta, whose amino-acid sequence MRVAQSWLTEVLRRTTPDWSVTPEELDAGFVRVGLEVEEVDKLQRVNGDIDKPLVVGRVAEITELTEFKKPIRFCKVDVGNPDLQEIVCGATNFAVGDLVVVVLPGGVLPGGFQISSRKTYGHVSNGMICSVAELGIGKDHSGILVLEPGTAEPGTDANELLGLDDTVIELNITPDRGYCFSTRGLARELACGFDLEYADPAVRTLPDDEQDAWSVRLEPESKCTRFAVRRVTGIDPNAVSPWWLQRRLLLSGVRPISPAVDVTNYVMLELGQPLHAFDAAKLNGGLVVRTAEKGETLRTLDEVERVLDAEDVVIADDSGVVSLAGVMGGATTEVGAESTDIVLEAATWNPLLVYRTARRHKLVSEAGKRYERVVDPEINVTALDRAATLLAEIAGGTVESALTDVRVPVPAAPPIRIDIDLADRVAGVVYSTGTSARRLAQIGCTVEVGVDEATGHGQLVVTPPSWRPDLAQPADLVEEVLRLEGLEQIPSVIPTAPAGRGLTATQRRRRAVSRALAFAGCVEVLPPLFLAAGIFDIWGLDADDPRRNTTRVLNPLDVERAELATTLLPGLLEVAARNISRGARDLAIFGIAQVVLPGPNVRAVEALPVDRRPTDAQIEELLDSLPAQPVHIGAVLTGRREPRGPWGAGRPAEAADAFALADAVGDAAGVTIERRPAAYLPWHPGRCAELVVDGKVIGHAGELHPAVLERAGLPPRTCAVELDLDALPLRESRPVPVVSPFPAVLQDVSVSVPKTVPAASVESALRTGGGALLEDIALFDVYEGAQAGEGRKSLTYALRFRATDRTLTEDEASAARDSAVAAATDAVGAVLRG is encoded by the coding sequence GTGCGAGTAGCGCAGTCCTGGCTGACCGAAGTCCTGCGGCGGACCACCCCCGACTGGTCGGTGACGCCGGAGGAGCTCGATGCCGGATTCGTCCGCGTCGGGCTGGAGGTCGAAGAGGTCGACAAGCTCCAGCGGGTGAACGGTGATATCGATAAGCCGCTGGTGGTCGGTCGCGTCGCCGAGATCACCGAACTGACCGAGTTCAAGAAGCCGATCCGGTTCTGCAAGGTGGACGTGGGCAACCCGGATCTGCAGGAGATTGTCTGCGGCGCAACGAACTTCGCCGTCGGCGATCTGGTGGTCGTGGTGCTGCCGGGCGGGGTGCTGCCCGGCGGATTCCAGATCTCCTCGCGCAAGACCTACGGGCATGTGTCCAACGGCATGATCTGCTCGGTCGCCGAACTCGGTATCGGCAAGGATCATTCGGGGATTCTGGTGCTCGAGCCGGGTACCGCCGAACCGGGCACCGACGCCAATGAGCTGCTCGGACTCGACGATACGGTCATCGAGCTGAACATCACGCCCGATCGCGGGTACTGCTTCTCGACCCGCGGTCTGGCGCGCGAGCTGGCGTGCGGATTCGATCTCGAATACGCGGATCCGGCGGTGCGGACACTACCCGATGACGAGCAGGACGCGTGGTCGGTCCGGCTCGAGCCGGAGTCCAAGTGCACCCGTTTCGCGGTGCGCCGGGTCACCGGTATCGACCCGAATGCGGTGAGCCCCTGGTGGTTACAGCGTCGGCTGCTGCTGTCGGGTGTGCGCCCGATTTCACCCGCGGTCGATGTCACCAACTATGTGATGCTCGAGCTCGGCCAGCCGCTGCACGCCTTCGACGCGGCCAAGCTCAACGGCGGTCTCGTCGTGCGCACGGCCGAGAAGGGCGAGACGCTGCGCACGCTGGACGAGGTCGAGCGGGTGCTCGATGCCGAGGATGTGGTGATCGCCGACGATTCCGGCGTGGTCTCCCTCGCGGGCGTAATGGGCGGTGCGACAACGGAAGTCGGCGCGGAGTCGACCGATATCGTGCTCGAGGCCGCCACCTGGAATCCGCTGCTGGTCTACCGGACCGCACGCAGGCACAAGCTGGTCTCCGAGGCGGGTAAGCGCTACGAGCGGGTCGTGGATCCGGAGATCAATGTCACCGCGCTCGATCGCGCCGCCACGCTGCTGGCCGAAATCGCCGGTGGCACTGTGGAATCCGCGCTCACCGATGTTCGGGTGCCGGTGCCCGCCGCGCCGCCGATCCGGATCGATATCGATCTCGCCGACCGGGTAGCCGGCGTGGTGTATTCGACCGGAACCTCTGCGCGTCGGCTCGCGCAGATCGGCTGCACGGTCGAGGTGGGCGTCGACGAGGCCACCGGGCATGGGCAGCTCGTTGTCACGCCGCCGAGCTGGCGGCCCGACCTGGCCCAGCCCGCCGACCTCGTCGAAGAGGTGCTGCGGCTGGAGGGGCTGGAGCAGATTCCGTCCGTCATTCCGACCGCACCGGCCGGGCGTGGGCTGACCGCCACGCAGCGCCGCCGTCGCGCGGTGAGTCGGGCGCTGGCCTTCGCCGGATGCGTCGAGGTGCTGCCGCCGCTGTTCCTCGCCGCCGGGATTTTCGACATCTGGGGTCTGGACGCCGACGATCCGCGCCGCAACACCACGCGGGTGCTGAACCCGCTCGATGTGGAGCGCGCGGAACTGGCGACCACGCTGCTGCCGGGACTGCTGGAAGTGGCCGCGCGCAATATCTCTCGTGGCGCGCGGGATCTCGCGATCTTCGGGATCGCGCAGGTGGTGCTGCCCGGTCCGAATGTGCGCGCGGTGGAGGCGCTGCCGGTGGATCGTCGTCCGACCGATGCGCAGATCGAGGAACTGCTCGATTCGCTGCCCGCGCAGCCGGTACACATCGGCGCGGTGCTGACCGGTCGCCGGGAACCGCGCGGGCCGTGGGGTGCCGGGCGTCCGGCGGAGGCTGCCGATGCCTTCGCGCTTGCCGATGCCGTCGGCGATGCGGCGGGCGTGACGATCGAGCGTCGTCCGGCGGCCTACCTGCCGTGGCATCCGGGGCGGTGCGCCGAGCTGGTGGTCGATGGCAAGGTCATCGGGCACGCCGGTGAATTGCATCCGGCCGTTCTGGAGCGGGCGGGCTTGCCGCCGCGCACCTGCGCCGTCGAGCTCGATCTCGATGCTCTGCCGCTGCGCGAATCTCGGCCGGTCCCAGTGGTTTCCCCGTTCCCGGCGGTGCTGCAGGACGTTTCGGTGAGTGTGCCGAAGACCGTGCCCGCCGCCTCGGTGGAGTCCGCGCTGCGCACCGGCGGCGGTGCGTTGCTGGAGGATATCGCGCTGTTCGATGTGTACGAGGGCGCGCAGGCGGGCGAGGGCCGCAAGTCGCTCACCTACGCACTGCGGTTCCGTGCAACCGACCGCACCCTCACCGAGGACGAGGCAAGTGCGGCTCGCGACTCGGCCGTCGCCGCGGCCACCGACGCGGTCGGTGCGGTACTGCGCGGGTAG
- a CDS encoding DUF427 domain-containing protein, which yields MSVRAVWNGTVLAESADTVVVEGNHYFPAESLKTEYFRDSDTHTVCGWKGLASYYTVEVEGAKNPDAAWYYPDPKSEAEQVRDRVAFWKGVDVVEV from the coding sequence ATGAGCGTACGAGCGGTATGGAACGGCACGGTATTGGCCGAGAGTGCTGACACCGTGGTGGTCGAGGGCAATCATTACTTTCCGGCGGAGTCGCTGAAGACGGAGTACTTCCGGGACAGCGATACGCATACCGTGTGCGGGTGGAAAGGGCTCGCGTCCTATTACACGGTCGAGGTCGAGGGCGCGAAGAATCCGGATGCCGCGTGGTACTACCCGGATCCGAAGTCGGAGGCCGAGCAGGTGCGCGATCGGGTCGCGTTCTGGAAGGGCGTCGACGTCGTCGAGGTGTAG
- a CDS encoding alpha/beta hydrolase, translated as MRHPAGPILNALTFMPDRQIVQTPSVLEMDYTELSIRTTDGETLQGWWLPAARSIGHVLFAHGNAGNIGDRVPIYALLTQIGLDVLTFDYRGYGRSTGRPTEYGTYLDAHAAREVLLKQPGVDADRVLYLGKSLGGGVLLELATEHPPTGLILMSTFTGLRDAARSVYPFLPSPFVPDAYPSLRRIRKLRAPILIMHGDQDELLPLRHAERLYAAAPEPKRLVVFPGGGHNDLIISARVSWPDLIRTWASDLLNP; from the coding sequence ATGCGACATCCGGCCGGTCCGATCCTCAATGCGCTGACCTTCATGCCCGATCGGCAGATCGTGCAGACGCCGTCGGTCCTCGAGATGGACTACACCGAATTGTCCATCCGCACGACGGACGGCGAGACACTGCAGGGGTGGTGGTTGCCCGCCGCCCGCTCGATCGGGCACGTCCTGTTCGCGCACGGCAATGCGGGCAATATCGGCGACCGGGTGCCGATCTACGCGCTGCTCACCCAAATCGGTTTGGACGTACTGACTTTCGACTACCGCGGCTACGGCCGCAGCACCGGGCGACCCACCGAGTACGGCACCTACCTCGATGCCCACGCGGCGCGGGAGGTGCTGCTGAAACAGCCTGGCGTCGATGCGGATCGAGTGCTCTATCTCGGGAAATCGCTCGGCGGCGGCGTGCTGCTCGAACTGGCGACCGAGCATCCGCCCACAGGACTGATTCTGATGTCCACTTTCACCGGTCTGCGTGACGCGGCCCGCTCGGTATATCCATTCCTGCCCAGCCCGTTCGTCCCGGACGCCTATCCGAGCCTGCGCCGCATCCGCAAGCTGCGCGCACCTATCTTGATCATGCACGGGGACCAGGACGAACTGCTGCCGCTGCGGCACGCCGAGCGGCTGTACGCGGCCGCACCCGAACCGAAGCGATTGGTGGTCTTTCCCGGCGGCGGTCACAACGATCTGATCATCTCGGCCAGGGTCAGTTGGCCGGATCTGATCCGCACTTGGGCGAGTGATCTGCTCAACCCCTGA
- a CDS encoding ESX secretion-associated protein EspG translates to MTTARRWRFTALEFRVLWESTGRDVLPYPLRHRSTEVFQEDSDRLRRAAAEVVVPQLDDDLVRAVEVLLAPEARVEVAGFRGSRKEQKIRAHGGVHFQHGALAIQQPGTDHEHGGDVDLLFLSADDLVPAVVDVLPETRPGQGKPMQVPVEELEKPPPVVRDAWRPTVREEFDKFFRRPTTATMHVGVYPLGSVDNRHTKGRKDFQITDFEDDGRYVSFGSRIVIVKPTDRQRITATLREMISRTVEEVRNGDHAR, encoded by the coding sequence ATGACAACCGCGCGGCGGTGGCGTTTCACCGCGCTCGAATTCCGAGTGCTCTGGGAGTCGACCGGACGGGATGTGCTCCCGTATCCGCTGCGGCACCGTTCCACCGAGGTCTTCCAAGAGGATTCGGATCGGCTGCGCCGGGCCGCCGCAGAGGTGGTGGTCCCGCAGTTGGATGACGATCTGGTGCGGGCTGTCGAGGTGCTGCTGGCACCGGAGGCGCGCGTGGAGGTGGCGGGATTCCGTGGTTCGCGCAAGGAGCAGAAGATCCGCGCACACGGAGGCGTGCATTTCCAGCACGGCGCGTTGGCGATTCAGCAGCCGGGCACCGATCACGAGCACGGCGGGGATGTGGACCTGCTGTTCCTGTCGGCCGATGATCTGGTTCCCGCCGTGGTCGATGTATTGCCGGAAACCCGTCCGGGACAAGGCAAACCGATGCAGGTCCCGGTCGAGGAATTGGAGAAGCCGCCGCCGGTGGTGCGCGACGCGTGGCGTCCGACGGTGCGCGAGGAGTTCGACAAGTTCTTCCGTCGGCCGACCACGGCCACCATGCATGTCGGCGTCTACCCGCTCGGATCAGTGGACAATCGGCATACCAAGGGCCGCAAGGACTTCCAGATCACCGATTTCGAAGATGATGGCCGTTACGTCAGTTTCGGCAGTCGAATCGTGATCGTGAAGCCGACCGATCGCCAGCGCATCACCGCGACGTTGCGCGAAATGATCAGCCGCACAGTCGAAGAGGTCCGCAACGGCGATCACGCGCGCTGA
- a CDS encoding aspartate/glutamate racemase family protein, whose protein sequence is MIFAEDGRHGSVQTRSSAMRHVGILAHSIEGASLCLRTLAQEGARDLGRHEHADVTLDCIAMGRSMPAWEAGDHGTIRKTLATSVDRLANAGAEFFVCPDNTAHMALECRGEDLALPGLHIAEIVAEKAAAEGYRRVGVLGTKYTMTGPIYPRVLAAKGIDAEIPDSDERRLIDDIIFTELCEGVFTATSRQRYLDIINRLHSLGCDAVALVCTEIPLLVMPDVSPLPTLDSTRLLAAAAHQVAIGARPLPTWYGGAID, encoded by the coding sequence ATGATCTTCGCCGAGGATGGACGGCATGGATCGGTGCAAACAAGGAGCAGCGCGATGAGGCACGTTGGTATCTTGGCGCACAGTATCGAAGGCGCGTCGCTGTGCTTGCGGACGCTGGCGCAGGAGGGTGCCCGCGATCTCGGAAGGCACGAGCACGCCGATGTGACCCTGGATTGCATCGCAATGGGCCGCAGCATGCCCGCGTGGGAGGCCGGTGATCACGGCACGATCAGAAAGACCTTGGCCACCAGCGTCGATCGCCTCGCCAACGCCGGCGCCGAATTCTTCGTCTGCCCCGACAACACCGCGCATATGGCGCTGGAGTGCCGCGGCGAAGACCTGGCTCTGCCGGGTCTGCACATCGCCGAAATCGTCGCGGAAAAGGCGGCCGCGGAAGGTTATCGGCGGGTGGGCGTGCTGGGTACCAAGTACACGATGACCGGCCCGATCTACCCGCGCGTCCTGGCGGCCAAGGGAATTGACGCCGAAATCCCGGACTCCGACGAGCGCCGCCTGATCGACGACATCATCTTCACCGAACTGTGCGAAGGAGTGTTCACGGCCACATCCCGGCAGCGCTACCTGGATATCATCAACCGCCTGCACAGTCTGGGCTGTGACGCCGTCGCCCTGGTTTGTACCGAGATCCCGCTGTTGGTGATGCCGGACGTATCCCCTTTGCCCACACTGGATTCCACTCGCCTGCTCGCTGCGGCCGCCCACCAGGTCGCCATCGGGGCGCGCCCGCTTCCGACCTGGTATGGCGGCGCCATCGACTGA